DNA from Solanum stenotomum isolate F172 chromosome 3, ASM1918654v1, whole genome shotgun sequence:
ATTTTTCCGATCTTCTTCTATTAGCTTCTCTTTTCTTCTGACTCATCTGCTCTGAAGCTTTATTATTTAGCCCTTGTTTTTCAATAGTGTTTCTATATGAGTCCCTTCACCCACCCCATCAGACTGATGTAAAACAACATTAGagttctctttattttgttgaCCTTCCTACGTAATATTCTGTTGCTGCTGCACCTGACTCCTGAAAATGACCCCTTGAATCAGCTTCTTTATACACAGGATTCCCTTTTTCTTGTTGAACTAGAGCATTAACCTCAACCCTGCCTGAGTTCACCTCACCCTCATCATCACTGTGACCCAATTCAGGCCCCTCCATAGACTCATAATCTAGAGAATCTTCAGCATCAGGGTCTATCTTCAATCAAAACTGGACTCAGATTCTGAGTGCCATTCTGAGTAGtcatgttcttgttgttgatgttACACTCAGGTGCAAGTTGACTTAAGCCCCTTCCTGATTTTTCAATTGAAAATGGAGAATTTGGAGTACAAGTAGCTCCAATGCGACAAGGAATCAGGTCACAACAAGGAAAATTGGAAACAGCCTATCCACAACAGGCTTAATCCAGCGTTAGTCAGTTCCTAGAATTCTTTACTAAGTGAGAGAGGCAGagaaaataaaaggagaaaTGAAGGTGAATTTAACAACAGAGGAACACATCGTGTCTTCAGAAAAAGTTAATCTTGAGACAAAGTTAAAGCTAACACGTATAACAATTGGAATAGAACTGTGAAGTAGTTTTTCCCAATTGAAAACTGCAAGGATATCACTACCATGTGATGATAGAAATGGACATCTGCCCCAATAGGAAACACGCCTATCAAAGAGTTGAATtcaatttatttacaaaatcaatTCTGGTATAGCCCCCAACCTGTTCGCATCCCTGTCAGAGGAGAACCAGTCCTCTTTTTCTATGATAACTTCATTTACAGTATCATTTAAAAGAGCATTTTACTGTAAGGAGCCAGGAAAAGAAACACACTAAGCATTTCTAGACAGTGCTGCATGAGAGATTAGGGTGATCATCATTATGAAGAGGCTACATACCATTcttaaaaaataacacaaaccTAGACcaactaaaacaacaaactcaattaCCCAAAACAGAACTTAGAAGGCACTAACAGGAGATAGGTGAACATAGATGTTTGGAATAATGCTTACCCTTCATGCAAGTTGACTCGCACGAAGACCTTCCAGAGATTTAGTTAGTAGCCAGGATGGACTCGAGTATTTCAAACAAGGCACTGCACAAGGAGATTAAGGAAGATATAAATTATTCCAGGACTGTGCCAGAGTTTATGATAGAGTGTAGGCACCAGTAATTTCAGATTCaccttttcctcttcttcttttgcagTCACCGTGATGTTCTCCAAGCTCTCCACTTTCTGTTGATGGCTTTGAGCATTTTTGGCAGTAAGTTCTTGTTCCTTCCTTTCAATGTCGAATTTATTCAACTATTCTTCAAACTCCTCAATACATGATTTGAGTTCAGGTTTAGCAAACTTCTTCCCCTAAATGAAGACATTCAAATAGGCAAAGCTCACTTGGTTTCTTCAAGCGCGTTCATGAAGGATATTTTCCCCTGCCAGAAATTGCATTTTAAGCACTTGACCTCTTTTTGCCTCAAGTTCACTTAGTTTCTACTTCTATATAAGTGTGTGCGTGGTATGGGTCAGAATTTGATATCTGAGAGTGTTCTCACTAGAGTCAACATCAAAACCCACAAACAGTACATCTTTGTCATTTCATTTGTTATCTATTGATACGAAGAAAATAAGTCTCATATATTATCAGAGATATTAATATGAAGGAGAAAAATCAGACCCGTCCAAGACAAGCTTCAATTGATGCACAAGCAAAGATATGTGTCCAGTAACCTGCAAAATGGaaatgaaggaaaaaggaaaagagttaAGGAAAACAAGCAATCAAATAGAAACAATGAAAGTTAGAAGCATTCCCTTAGTCCGTTTTACACAACCTGTACACAAGCTATCAATCTTGTAAGAGTTTTGATTGCACCATGGCTTACTTCATCTAATGTCCCTGCACATTAAGGTGAGACCACTTCCATCAACATCAAAGTGATACTAACCAAGGCCACCAGAAACAACCAAGGAAGACTAACCACAAAAAACTTCAAGGGTGTGGAGAATAAGAATAACATATGTTTAGTCATTAAACCTCTCCCCCATCAGTAAGAACTTGAATACAACAGGGAAGTATATCAGGAAGATACTTTCGGAATTCATCTTTGAGTGCCAAGCAAAGTTTCTCCACGAGCTGCAGAatctaaaataacaaaagaaaacgACCAGTAAGATCATTAACCAAATCATCTGATTATAATGACCTAAACCAAAAGTATGTGGAGGTCATTAATACCAACTGAAACTACTACTTACAGGAGCAATGTGAACAGGTCTGTTAGCAACAGCCAAGCTGAACAATGACCATAATTCTGATAGCAGAGAGAGAAACTCTGGCAGATATTTACGGATGTGCTACAAACAAAAGATCATTTAACAGACCTTAAGAAAATAACCAATCCAAAAGAACAACAAGACAGacaatataattaaaatgaaatattacTTGTCGTGCAATAGATACCAAGGTTCCAAGTTTCCATGTTATAAATTCCTTTAGACCATCCTCACATATGCGTACAATGTCAAAGAGATCAGGCAAAACctacagaaaaataaaagatacaatCATATATAAACATCTCTGATAAAATCATCCACAACtaatgtttgggaaaagaagGGTATACTAATAACAAGCAATAAAATTCACTACGTTCTAC
Protein-coding regions in this window:
- the LOC125858448 gene encoding serine/threonine-protein kinase TOR-like, which translates into the protein MDELPTDLWPSIATSEDYYSTVAINSLMRILRDPSLSSYHQKVVGSLMFIFKVWRLSWACHKQFTWLSTPGRPSHLHPFYRAKVLPDLFDIVRICEDGLKEFITWKLGTLVSIARQHIRKYLPEFLSLLSELWSLFSLAVANRPVHIAPILQLVEKLCLALKDEFRKYLPDILPCCIQVLTDGGEV